In Halobacterium noricense, the genomic stretch CGTCCGCGTACGCCGTCTCGTCTATCGGGGGTTCCGCGTGGCTCGCGCGCTCGTCGGCGGACTGCTCGAAGTACTCGCCGGCGGCCTGACTCCCGCCGAACGCCTCGCCCGTCCACAGCGTGCCCGTCGCGTAGTCGATGGTGTGCTCGGCGGGCTCGCGGTAGTCCTCACTGCCCGTGTGGAGGTACGCCGACGCGAACGCGCGCAGCAGGCTGGCGTTCTCCGCGAGCACCTTCTCGCGCTGCGGGTCCGACCAGTCGCGGCCGTGCGCGAACCGGAAGAACCCGCCGTCCACGTCGTCCGCGAGGTTTCTCCGGACCGCGTCGAGCGTGCGCAGCGCCTGGTCGCGCTCGCGCTTGAGCGCGAACTCGACGGTCGCCGGCAGCGGGAACTTCTCGTCGGTCCCCCAGCCGCCGTGCTCGGGGTCGAACTGCTCGCCGAGCTGGCCCGCGAGCAGCCGCTCGATGTCGCCGTTCACGGGGCCGACCGGTGGCTCGCCGCCGCGGAGCGCGCGCGGCACGCTCCCCGCGTCCTCGCCCTGCTCGTCCCACGTCTCGCGGACGCGCTGGAGCACCTGCCGGAACCCCTCGGGTTCGAGGAACGTCGCACCCGCGAGGTGGTCGCCTCCGGGCGTCACGAACACCGTCGACGGGAACCCGCCCATGTTGTAGCGCTCCCGCACCCGCGGGTGGCGGTCGGCGTCCACGCGCACCGGCACGAAGTCGTCGTTGACGTTCGCGGCGATGCGCGGCTCGGCGTACGTCCGTTCGTCCATCTGCCGGCACCAGTCGCTCCACGACGTCACCAGCGACACCAAGAGCGGCACGTCGCGCTCGGCGGCCTCCGCGAAGGCCTCCTCGCCCCACTCGCGCCACTCCACGCGCGTCGCGTCGGCGGACTCGTCCATACGTCCGCTGCGCGGCGAACCCGGGAAACCGTTTCGACACGGGCGAACGCCGCCGCGCCCAACAGAAAGGCTATGAATCGCGGACGGCTACCCCGGCGTATGCCCCGACTCCGGTGGCTGTTCCTCGCGCTCCTCGTGATTCCGCTGGCGGACGCCCTCTTCCTGGTGTTCGTCGCGGGGCAGGTCGGCTGGCAGGTGACGGTCGCGCTCGTCGT encodes the following:
- a CDS encoding DUF255 domain-containing protein, yielding MDESADATRVEWREWGEEAFAEAAERDVPLLVSLVTSWSDWCRQMDERTYAEPRIAANVNDDFVPVRVDADRHPRVRERYNMGGFPSTVFVTPGGDHLAGATFLEPEGFRQVLQRVRETWDEQGEDAGSVPRALRGGEPPVGPVNGDIERLLAGQLGEQFDPEHGGWGTDEKFPLPATVEFALKRERDQALRTLDAVRRNLADDVDGGFFRFAHGRDWSDPQREKVLAENASLLRAFASAYLHTGSEDYREPAEHTIDYATGTLWTGEAFGGSQAAGEYFEQSADERASHAEPPIDETAYADVNALTADALLAFAAYTDDDTATRYAERTLDYLRDELVDGATVRHFDEPDAPTGLLADRARVVQAFASAAQVLGGDYLDTAVAVADATIDDLQDATGAFLDGPLEGAGLLDQPLRPIDDTAVMADALVDLHYLTRDARYHEAASDAVGAFAGAAERMGAQVAAYGTAASRVVGDPLVVEVADEAGSDLHRAALRMADHEKVVVPNVDGESGTAWLVEADGTSEAVDSPEALAELVANTQ